Proteins encoded within one genomic window of Opisthocomus hoazin isolate bOpiHoa1 unplaced genomic scaffold, bOpiHoa1.hap1 HAP1_SCAFFOLD_342, whole genome shotgun sequence:
- the LOC142359223 gene encoding LOW QUALITY PROTEIN: uncharacterized protein LOC142359223 (The sequence of the model RefSeq protein was modified relative to this genomic sequence to represent the inferred CDS: inserted 1 base in 1 codon): MTRDTSAPTYTDSVATQPPTSPTTASTTPPSTTTTTASTTRLTQGTTRTTQGLTIITNTSRGSTTRTSPPPTEGTTRTTQGTTIITNTSRGSTTRTSPPPSEGTTTTTTPTPTVSHSHTSTASTSTTTAESTTMTTETSVPTHSPTVSTQPSASPTTXPPPPPPSTTTTTAGTTIVPTTTAPTTQGTTIITTTSKTHTTRTSTPPTEGTTTTTTPTPTVSHSHTSTASTSTTTAESTTMTTKTSVPTHSPTVSTQPSASPTTALHHPTINNDNHRCCPHYNCPNNTRHNHHHAHSKIGTTRTSTLQQQHNHIQTNSPKHTL; this comes from the exons ATGACCAGGGACACATCTGCTCCAACATACACCGACAGTGTGGCAACACAGCCTCCAACATCACCCACTACAGCCTCCACAaccccaccatcaacaacgaCAACAACCGCTAGCACCACACGGTTAACACAAGGCACCACCAGGACAACACAAGGCTTAACCATCATCACGAACaccagcaggggcagcaccaccaggacTTCTCCCCCTccaacagaag gcaccacccggacaacacaaggcacaaccatcatcacaaacaccagcaggggcagcaccaccaggacctctccccctccatcagaaggcacaaccaccacaaccacacccacaccaacagtgtcccactcacacactagcactgccagcacctccacgacaactgcagaaagcaccacaatgaccacagaaacatcggttccaacacatagccccactgtgtcaacacagccttcagcatcacccacta tgcctccaccaccaccaccatcaacaacgacaaccaccgctggcaccacgattgtccccactaccactgccccaacaacacaaggcacaaccatcatcacgaccaccagcaagacccacaccacaaggacctctacgcctccaacagaaggaacaaccaccacaaccacacccacaccaacagtgtcccactcacacactagcactgccagcacctccacgacaactgcagaaagcaccacaatgaccacaaaaacatcggttccaacacatagccccactgtgtcaacacagccttcagcatcacccactactgccctccaccaccccaccatcaacaacgacaaccaccgctg TTGTCCCCACTACaactgccccaacaacacaaggcacaaccatcatcacgcTCACAGTAAGATCGGCACCACGAGGACCTCTACGCTCCAACAGCAGCATAATCACATCCAGACCAACAGTCCCAAACACACActctag
- the LOC142359224 gene encoding mucin-5AC-like translates to YSTQCISGCVCPAGLVLDENGGCIPEEDCPCIHNEAMYQPGEKINVDCNTCVCKNRKWECTEDQCLGTCAVYGDGHYNTFDDKTFSFNGNCEYTLIQDHCGKSGTANGTFRVITENIPCGNTGTTCSKSIKVFLESYELILGEEHVSVVKRGQNDEVPYTVRYMGVYLVIETTSGLILIWDKKTSIFIKLSPAFKGQICGLCGNYDGNGINDFTTRSQSVVENVLEFGNSWKVSSTCPDANSIKDPCSTNPYRKSWSEKKCSIINSNIFAACHSQVEPAKYYQACVTDACACDTGGDCDCFCTAVAAYAQACSEAGVCIAWRTPSICPLFCDYYNQQGECAWHYKPCGAACMKTCRNPSGKCLHNLPGLEGCYPNCPPDKPYFHEDQMKCVSLCDCYDNEDGKIYRRDECNLCECTSEGLQCKFDDKACHCIYEGNSYKYGELIYNTTDGTGWCFSATCDVNGTINRNIFKCDVLTTTIPFTFSTSQPTTTDSVPTVCVKSVCAWSEWYDCTQPENKTDSGDYETFENLRDKGYSVCKNADGVQCRAKEHPETEISSLNQTVQCSQSRGLICNNKDQQSMLCYNYEIRILCCSYIPCSKIQTTTPITTKEFTTISTVKPTQFTLQTKTKTTVKKETVPQKTEVSTTPPKDTESTTPLTATSATAKTSQISTTGYKTTSALAQTITTATQIPTSSTTAYTILPSTTNTIASTTDIPSTTTPPTKVTTIVTTTSWDSTTKTTAPPTQGKNTTTTPMPTCGNTTSNITHYCLHHPTINNDNHRWHHATRTAIGTMVIPSATAPTTQGRTILTTTSRASTIKTSPPPTEGTTTTTTPTPTLPTSASSTATTSNTTNSCQQRCSWTQWFDLDSPSPGSENGDTETFEKIRAAGYALCDNPQDIRCRAIDYSDKIVAILEQKFECSLDTGFVCRNKDQIAKYPMCFDYEIKVLCCDSQQCQTTPPSAGNTTGSSTTAYPAHTTSVATQPPTSATTASTTPPSTTTTTAGTTVVHTTTALSTQGTTIITTTTSNITHYSLHNPTVNDNHHLWHHPVNRRHHPANTRHNHHHDHQ, encoded by the exons ATAATACCTTTGATGACAAAACGTTTAGCTTCAATGGAAACTGTGAATACACACTAATCCAG GACCACTGCGGGAAGAGTGGCACGGCCAATGGGACCTTCAGGGTTATCACTGAAAATATTCCCTGTGGCAACACTGGGACAACTTGCTCAAAATCTATCAAAGTTTTCTTAGAG AGCTATGAACTGATACTTGGTGAGGAGCATGTCAGTGTTGTGAAGAGAGGACAAAATGATGAGGTGCCATACACAGTCCGCTATATGGGTGTGTACTTGGTGATTGAGACCACAAGTGGACTGATCCTCATATGGGACAAGAAAACCAGCATCTTCATCAAGCTCAGCCCTGCTTTTAAG GGCCAGATCTGTGGCCTCTGTGGAAATTATGATGGCAACGGCATCAATGACTTTACTACAAGGAGTCAGTCTGTGGTAGAAAATGTTCTAGAGTTTGGAAACAGCTGGAAAGTATCCTCTACGTGTCCTGATGCTAACAGCATAAAGGACCCATGTTCCACCAACCCTTATCGAAAGTCCTGGTCAGAGAAGAAGTGCAGCATCATCAACAGCAACATCTTTGCTGCCTGTCACTCTCAG GTTGAACCTGCAAAATATTACCAAGCATGTGTGACAGATGCTTGCGCATGTGACACTGGAGGAGACTGTGATTGCTTTTGTACAGCAGTAGCTGCCTATGCTCAAGCAtgtagtgaagctggtgtctgCATAGCCTGGAGAACACCATCAATCTGTC cacTGTTTTGTGATTACTATAATCAACAAGGGGAATGTGCGTGGCACTATAAGCCTTGTGGAGCCGCCTGTATGAAGACCTGTAGGAACCCAAGTGGAAAATGCCTCCATAACTTGCCGGGTTTAGAAG GCTGCTACCCTAACTGCCCACCAGACAAGCCGTATTTTCATGAGGATCAGATGAAGTGCGTCAGTCTCTGCGACTGTTATGATAATGAAGATGGAAAGATATATAGACGGGATGAATGTAATTTATG tgaatgcACATCAGAAGGTTTACAGTGCAAGTTTGATGATAAAG CATGCCACTGCATTTATGAAGGGAACAGCTATAAATACGGTGAACTCATCTACAATACCACAGATGGAACTGGATGGTGTTTCAGTGCAACATGCGACGTCAATGGAACAATAAACAGAAATATCTTTAAATGTGACGtattaacaacaacaataccATTTACATTTTCTACAAGTCAGCCCACAACTACTGATTCAG TGCCAACTGTATGTGTGAAGAGTGTGTGTGCATGGTCAGAATGGTATGACTGCACACAGCCTGAAAACAAAACGGACAGTGGAGATTATGAAACATTTGAAAATCTCAGAGATAAAGGATACAGTGTGTGCAAAAATGCAGATGGTGTTCAATGCAGAGCCAAAGAACACCCAGAAACTGAAATATCCAGTCTTAACCAAACGGTACAATGCAGTCAAAGCAGAGGATTAATATGCAATAACAAAGACCAACAATCTATGCTGTGCTATAATTATGAAATCAGAATATTATGCTGCAGCTACATACCATGTTCAAAGATACAAACTACAACACCAATCACCACAAAAGAATTCACAACAATTAGTACTGTAAAACCAACACAATTTACGTTACAGACGAAGACAAAAACAACTGTCAAAAAAGAAACTGTACCGCAAAAAACTGAAGTATCCACAACACCACCGAAAGATACAGAAAGCACCACACCACTGACTGCAACTTCAGCTACAGCAAAGACATCACAAATCTCAACAACAGGATACAAGACCACATCAGCTCTAGCACAAACAATCACAACAGCAACCCAAATTCCAACATCATCCACTACTGCCTACACCATCCTACCATCAACAACAAATACCATCGCTAGCACCACGGATATTCCCAGTACCACTACCCCACCAACAAAAGTCACAACCATCGTCACAACCACCAGCTGGGACAGCACCACCAAGACCACTGCCCCTCCAACACaaggaaaaaacaccacaaccacacccatgCCAACA TGTGGCAACACAACCTCCaacatcacccactactgcctccaccatcCCACCATCAACAATGACAACCACCGCTGGCACCATG CAACTAGAACCGCCATTGGCACCATGGTTATCCCCAGTGccactgccccaacaacacaaggcagaaccatcctcacgaccaccagcagGGCCAGCACCATAAAGACCTCTCCTCCCccaacagaaggcacaaccaccacaactaCACCCACACCAACACTGCCCACCTCAGCAAGTAGCACTGCCACCACCTCCAACACCACAAACAGctgccagcagcgctgttccTGGACACAGTGGTTTGACTTGGATTCCCCCAGCCCTGGTAGTGAAAATGGGGACACAGAGACATTTGAAAAAATCCGGGCTGCAGGGTATGCACTGTGCGACAATCCACAAGACATAAGGTGTCGTGCTATAGACTATTCTGACAAGATTGTGGCCATACTGGAACAGAAATTTGAGTGCAGCCTTGACACTGGTTTTGTGTGCAGAAATAAGGATCAAATCGCAAAATACCCAATGTGCTTCGACTACGAGATCAAGGTGCTCTGCTGTGATAGTCAACAGTGCCAGACGACACCACCATCAGCAGGAAACACTACAGGCTCCTCCACCACAGCCTATCCAGCacacaccaccagtgtggcaacacagcCTCCAACATCagccactactgcctccaccaccccaccatcaacaacaacaaccaccgCTGGCACCACGGTTGTCCACACTACCACTGCCCTGTCAACACAAGGCACTACCATCATCACGACCACCA CATCCAACATTACCCACTACAGCCTCCACAATCCCACCGTCAACGACAACCACCACCTCTGGCACCACCCGGTTAACAGAAGGCACCACCCAGCCAACACAAGGCACAATCATCATCACGATCACCAGTAA